A single window of Dermacentor albipictus isolate Rhodes 1998 colony chromosome 1, USDA_Dalb.pri_finalv2, whole genome shotgun sequence DNA harbors:
- the LOC135908810 gene encoding uncharacterized protein gives MFHNFMRMSPQHFRFLENLVRPLIEVRSTHLRPSISSAERLAITIRFLATGNSYQSLSYSFRVGKSTVSTLVPKVCQALWTVLQPRFLKPLNEQSIKAIAEEFCWKWNFPNCAGAIDGKHIHLDAPPNSGSLYFNYKQGFSVNLMASCDASYKFTSVYIGCYGRESDGGVFAASELGKFVGNGHQNLPAPCALPNGGPVLPYVFVADDAFPLKTNLMKPYPGMQVANSAKRIYNYRLSRARRCIENAFGVMCARWRVLRNRMSLLPDNAVLAVAACCCLHNFLMQEGRQAGGYCPPQFADTNGSSGELISGDWRNSTPPLPQACRQGSNTYSRNAADVRDSFASYFHGRGAVPWQFT, from the exons atgtttcacaacttcatgcgcatgtcgccccagcatttccgcttccttgaaaacctagtgagaccactcatcgaggttcggagcacgcatctgcggccatcgatttcctcggcggagcGTCTTGCAATAACTATAAG GTTCCTAGCCACTGGAAACAGCTACCAGTCTCTGTCTTACAGCTTCAGGGTCGGAAAATCGACAGTTTCGACACTTGTTCCGAAGGTGTGCCAGGCGTTATGGACCGTTCTTCAGCCTAGATTTTTGAAACCACTAAATGAGCAAAGCATAAAGGCTattgccgaagaattttgctgGAAGTGGAACTTTCCGAACTGCGCGGGAGCAATTgacggcaaacatattcacttagATGCGCCTCCGAACTCTGGTTCCTTGTACTTCAATTATAAGCAAGGCTTTAGCGTCAACTTGATGGCGTCCTGTGACGCCAGTTACAAGTTCACTTCTGTTTATATAGGATGCTACGGACGTGAAAGTGATGGTGGTGTATTTGCGGCGTCAGAGCTGGGGAAGTTTGTAGGTAATGGACACCAGAATTTGCCCGCCCCTTGTGCACTTCCAAATGGAGGCCCAGTGCTCCCTTATGTGTTTGTGGCCGATGACGCCTTCCCTCTCAAGACAAATCTGATGAAGCCATACCCTGGCATGCAAGTGGCCAACAGTGCAAAACGGATTTACAACTACAGGCTCTCAAGAGCTCGTAGGTGCATTGAGAATGCTTTCGGCGTTATGTGTGCGCGCTGGAGGGTGTTGAGGAATCGAATGAGCCTCTTACCAGACAATGCCGTCCTAGCAGTAGCTGCCTGCTGTTGCCTGCACAATTTCCTAATGCAGGAGGGAAGACAGGCTGGTGGCTACTGTCCTCCGCAGTTCGCAGACACCAACGGAAGCTCAGGAGAGCTTATTTCAGGTGACTGGAGGAATTCCACCCCACCACTCCCCCAGGCGTGCCGGCAAGGTTCTAATACCTACTCGAGGAATGCAGCAGACGTGCGCGACAGCTTTGCCAGCTACTTCCATGGACGTGGCGCCGTGCCATGGCAGTTTACTTGA